A single Callithrix jacchus isolate 240 chromosome 4, calJac240_pri, whole genome shotgun sequence DNA region contains:
- the LOC144582318 gene encoding uncharacterized protein LOC144582318 isoform X1 has protein sequence MMDSAATGHRLVHTRLLTTFSIPTCNRLSTANMRILEVSQGCRHIQMPLQKDRPEALEVTNGRREEILHLSPTQGSRLRLQKTTVMNKFRSLMLRRPQLPGWPGKQRCPRRHHHSCPFFGRFHSLMAWSPQAWFPWCGPPHPAARCLRSHSTHSPFRRTGDTRGGSSRPAPRRSQSFPEGCETLARSPRSAPPTEPRPDPDQPAGILA, from the exons ATGATGGACTCAGCAGCAACTGGGCACAGGCTCGTCCACACTCGGCTCCTCACAACCTTCTCCATCCCCACCTGCAACAGACTCAGCACAGCAAACATGAGGATTCTGGAAGTTTCTCAG GGATGCAGACACATTCAGATGCCTTTGCAGAAAGACAGGCCAGAGGCTCTTGAAGTCACAAACGGGAGGCGTGAAGAAATCCTGCATCTCAGTCCCACACAAGGCAGCCGTCTCAGGCTACAGAAAACAACAGTCATGAACAAATTCAGGTCACTCATG CTCCGGCGACCACAGCTCCCAGGATGGCCAGGCAAGCAACGATGTCCACG AAGGCACCACCACAGCTGCCCATTTTTTGGAAGGTTCCATTCCCTGATGGCCTGGTCTCCACAAGCTTGGTTTCCCTGGTGTGGTCCTCCCCATCCTGCTGCCAG GTGCCTGCGGAGCCACTCCACGCACTCGCCCTTCAG ACGAACTGGAGATACCCGCGGAGGAAGCTCCCGTCCGGCCCCACGTCGAAGCCAATCATTCCCGGAAGGTTGTGAGACCCTGGCCCGGTCCCCGAGGTCAGCCCCGCCCACCGAGCCCCGCCCCGACCCGGACCAACCAGCAGGCATTTTGGCCTAA
- the LOC144582318 gene encoding uncharacterized protein LOC144582318 isoform X2: MMDSAATGHRLVHTRLLTTFSIPTCNRLSTANMRILEVSQGCRHIQMPLQKDRPEALEVTNGRREEILHLSPTQGSRLRLQKTTVMNKFRSLMLRRPQLPGWPGKQRCPRHHHSCPFFGRFHSLMAWSPQAWFPWCGPPHPAARCLRSHSTHSPFRRTGDTRGGSSRPAPRRSQSFPEGCETLARSPRSAPPTEPRPDPDQPAGILA; the protein is encoded by the exons ATGATGGACTCAGCAGCAACTGGGCACAGGCTCGTCCACACTCGGCTCCTCACAACCTTCTCCATCCCCACCTGCAACAGACTCAGCACAGCAAACATGAGGATTCTGGAAGTTTCTCAG GGATGCAGACACATTCAGATGCCTTTGCAGAAAGACAGGCCAGAGGCTCTTGAAGTCACAAACGGGAGGCGTGAAGAAATCCTGCATCTCAGTCCCACACAAGGCAGCCGTCTCAGGCTACAGAAAACAACAGTCATGAACAAATTCAGGTCACTCATG CTCCGGCGACCACAGCTCCCAGGATGGCCAGGCAAGCAACGATGTCCACG GCACCACCACAGCTGCCCATTTTTTGGAAGGTTCCATTCCCTGATGGCCTGGTCTCCACAAGCTTGGTTTCCCTGGTGTGGTCCTCCCCATCCTGCTGCCAG GTGCCTGCGGAGCCACTCCACGCACTCGCCCTTCAG ACGAACTGGAGATACCCGCGGAGGAAGCTCCCGTCCGGCCCCACGTCGAAGCCAATCATTCCCGGAAGGTTGTGAGACCCTGGCCCGGTCCCCGAGGTCAGCCCCGCCCACCGAGCCCCGCCCCGACCCGGACCAACCAGCAGGCATTTTGGCCTAA
- the LOC144582318 gene encoding uncharacterized protein LOC144582318 isoform X4 — protein sequence MMDSAATGHRLVHTRLLTTFSIPTCNRLSTANMRILEVSQGCRHIQMPLQKDRPEALEVTNGRREEILHLSPTQGSRLRLQKTTVMNKFRSLMLRRPQLPGWPGKQRCPRCLRSHSTHSPFRRTGDTRGGSSRPAPRRSQSFPEGCETLARSPRSAPPTEPRPDPDQPAGILA from the exons ATGATGGACTCAGCAGCAACTGGGCACAGGCTCGTCCACACTCGGCTCCTCACAACCTTCTCCATCCCCACCTGCAACAGACTCAGCACAGCAAACATGAGGATTCTGGAAGTTTCTCAG GGATGCAGACACATTCAGATGCCTTTGCAGAAAGACAGGCCAGAGGCTCTTGAAGTCACAAACGGGAGGCGTGAAGAAATCCTGCATCTCAGTCCCACACAAGGCAGCCGTCTCAGGCTACAGAAAACAACAGTCATGAACAAATTCAGGTCACTCATG CTCCGGCGACCACAGCTCCCAGGATGGCCAGGCAAGCAACGATGTCCACG GTGCCTGCGGAGCCACTCCACGCACTCGCCCTTCAG ACGAACTGGAGATACCCGCGGAGGAAGCTCCCGTCCGGCCCCACGTCGAAGCCAATCATTCCCGGAAGGTTGTGAGACCCTGGCCCGGTCCCCGAGGTCAGCCCCGCCCACCGAGCCCCGCCCCGACCCGGACCAACCAGCAGGCATTTTGGCCTAA
- the LOC144582318 gene encoding uncharacterized protein LOC144582318 isoform X3, giving the protein MMDSAATGHRLVHTRLLTTFSIPTCNRLSTANMRILEVSQKDRPEALEVTNGRREEILHLSPTQGSRLRLQKTTVMNKFRSLMLRRPQLPGWPGKQRCPRRHHHSCPFFGRFHSLMAWSPQAWFPWCGPPHPAARCLRSHSTHSPFRRTGDTRGGSSRPAPRRSQSFPEGCETLARSPRSAPPTEPRPDPDQPAGILA; this is encoded by the exons ATGATGGACTCAGCAGCAACTGGGCACAGGCTCGTCCACACTCGGCTCCTCACAACCTTCTCCATCCCCACCTGCAACAGACTCAGCACAGCAAACATGAGGATTCTGGAAGTTTCTCAG AAAGACAGGCCAGAGGCTCTTGAAGTCACAAACGGGAGGCGTGAAGAAATCCTGCATCTCAGTCCCACACAAGGCAGCCGTCTCAGGCTACAGAAAACAACAGTCATGAACAAATTCAGGTCACTCATG CTCCGGCGACCACAGCTCCCAGGATGGCCAGGCAAGCAACGATGTCCACG AAGGCACCACCACAGCTGCCCATTTTTTGGAAGGTTCCATTCCCTGATGGCCTGGTCTCCACAAGCTTGGTTTCCCTGGTGTGGTCCTCCCCATCCTGCTGCCAG GTGCCTGCGGAGCCACTCCACGCACTCGCCCTTCAG ACGAACTGGAGATACCCGCGGAGGAAGCTCCCGTCCGGCCCCACGTCGAAGCCAATCATTCCCGGAAGGTTGTGAGACCCTGGCCCGGTCCCCGAGGTCAGCCCCGCCCACCGAGCCCCGCCCCGACCCGGACCAACCAGCAGGCATTTTGGCCTAA